GGTGGAGACTAAGTCTCAAATGTTACCATCCTCTGCATGGCAATAAGCGACGAAAACCAGAAAGAGGAGCAAGCCTACAGACGTGTAAAGAGATTATAGAGAAATGGAGAGTTCTTGTTCCCGTCGGTGCAGgtatggttttgttttcattttttgttgtttagaATCATGTCTCTGATAGAACCAGATAGACACCAGTGGTATTCCTTGTTCTTCTGCCAGAGAATTAATacttaataaatgaaattactTAAACTGGATAGGGAATTAACAGAATTTGTAAGTAGTTCATTTCGCAGGTCAATATGACGATAACTGCTCACTTCTTGTGACAGGAAAGCTTCAAtagtaaactgaaaaaaaattttttgaacatttattttGCACACAAGGTAAAAGGTAGTCGATAGCTTTCGACTTTAAAACaggttcaagttcaagttcaagttggCTATACGAACTTGCTTTTTTGGTCTTAAGGGAGCAACGTCACGATATTTTGAGTCATTTTTACAGTCGTAAATAGCTGCCTTTAGATAGAATGAAACCTTGAAATGATCGTTTTATAGGGCAGAAAAACAGTTGTTGCGAGGATCTTAAGAATGTAATAGCAGACCTTCAGTTGGCATTTGATTCACAAGAAGTCAATTTCAGGTGATTATACGTGTTTACAGTTGATACCACCTGGTTTCCTTACAACCTTCGTTTTGTTCTCGAATGACATGGAAAGAGTATGCAACTGTAGTCCACAATATGTAACTAGCAATCAAAGATGATGCAGTAATTCTGGCGAAACTCCAGTCAACCCTTAGTGAACACTTACagtttttccttgaattttataCTGCGGGCCTTCAGCAGGTGATTACGCTAAACTCATGCTACTGAATATTTACATTAAGTTTTGCTTCTACCATTCTGTTTTACACATGCACAGACGTCTGACCACTGTGTTTTGACACTTACAGGTTGCTACTACGTATCATCTTCAAGATCCCCTTTGGACTCTTGTGAACAGCAGAGCTATTGTTTGAGTAACCATCGTACAATGTCATGTAGTATATGCATGCGATCCATAGTGGCGCCTACCTGGAAATTCAAATGTCTTTTCCAGGTTCTTAACATTTTGGTTGTATAGAACATTTTCATTAGTGTCATTTTCAGTAGTTTCACGCGCaatataagtaaataaattattattattattattattattattatcattattattattagtttcacggaaatttttgaaaacagtagaGTTTTGCTCTGGTCAGAGGGTTATAACCATGATCAAAAAGTTGCAGTAAATAAACAGGAACAAAAAATCAAATGCCGGAAGTGAATGGAAAATAAGAGGGTGATCGCTGACAAGCCGATGAAAGCAGCTTTGTAGGCTCGCTTCCTCCTGGTACAAGTGCGGAGCATTTCTTCTGCCAACTCTGGTGTCCAGTCTTTTGTAGGATTCAGGATATCTTTAACGTTTTCGAGTTTCTTGGGTTCACCAGATTCGACGATGCGAGAGTGCTGTGGAGGAAAGTCTGTTGAGAGAGACGAAGGAAAGatttagaaactgaaaaaaaggctCTATGTTATATTTGCAGGTAACATTGATAAGCCTGAATGGCAGTTGTAGTATTGGAAAGCGCAAGTTAGGTAGTATGCTGAGCTAATAAAGGTGgtaagaggggggggggaggggagagggggagagagcTTTTAAGAGCTTTTGCTCTGAATCCCAATACCtggttaacaaaaaaaaaagaggaaaacaaggCTTTTCATTTGTAGAATGAATATAACACAATCAACATAAGCAACTGAGGAGATATACCAACCTTCCGTAGCATCAATGTAGTCCTCATCCTCAGGTTCAACAACATCATCCACAGGATAAGTAGCGCTGTTTGTTACTAAAGCTTCACCTTTCTTtcctataaaataaaatgatacaaaaagaaaatctcAATTAAGATTTTTAGAATGTGTTTTAGCATTTGCGCAAAAGCTTAATACAACTACAAATCATAgccaataaaatatcaaaagagCCACCCGTGAGAGACGCCAAACGCGGCAAAACGTGCGCGATTCAGTTAAATGCACTAGCTTCCAAAGCCAATTATCACAgcatgaaattataaatttacgaaTCTGTAAATATGCCGTAAAGTAAGCGAGGAGATCCTCTTTACGCGTCTTtacgaacttctttacactttCGTAAAGATTGTCTTTACGCATTGAACACGATAGTACGTAAAGATCAGGGAGAAACTAAAAACGCTATCTTTACGTGCCTTTTAAAAAGTCGTATAGAGgatatttacgatattttaAAGCGAccgtattattattattactattaaagacgtgtaaagtgttaaaagcGAAACTGGTCAAAATACCACGGTAATTCTACGGAAAATGGATGAGcaataattatttcacttctttgagTATTTCTCCAAATAGAAAGTGCTTGATTATATCCATCTTATTCCTTATCCTTTACGAACATTCAATATCCTTTACGCAGTCTTTACGCTTTCTCCGCATTTACGTATCTTTACGGAACGCGGAGCTTGTCCGTAAAGAAGAGGCTTTATATTTACGTTCTTTACGCAAGAGATAAAGATGCGTAAATTTGCGATTTCATGCTGTGATTGTAACAATACAAAACTGCATGAATTCAGAAGTACATCCGACGCCGCTTTTGTTATCTTATATTATCATAGTTGTACCCTTCCAATAAAAATGGCGTCGAAGCCACGTGCGACGTATACTCTCACACTAAATTGCAAATTAACTATTTGTAACAGAGTATTGCGTCTAAAATTGATGGAACTCACTTTGCCTCGCATTTCTCATCTTTTCGATGCACGATCTTCCATTGGAGACTTTGTCCTCAATTGCTTTACACAAAGCTTTAAGTAAGGGGACTACTACTTTCCCTTCGTTTTCCAAATCTGCAAAGCAAGCATTTCATTTTGTATCTATCCTGACGCTGTATGTTATCAATTACAAATAAAACTGACCAAAAGCAGCTTCCtgtttcctcttcctctcccccaTTCCGCCCTTTCTCCACTTAATCCAGGCTTTCAAAACTATTGTCTCATTCACACTTACgtaaaataaaatcatatcCTCATCTCACCTGAAAAATGTAACTCCTCCTCTTTCTCTCTATGTTTTATATCTTTACACACTGCAATCAAAAGAATCTCAAATAGCTGTGTTACTAGTTTTAGGGATGAGTTACTTAACAAAAACTTCCCCACTGAAGGATATCATTTTCTTACATCGAGCAGCATATGCCTCTTTTCCTATCAATAGAACGTAAGCTTAGTCGAGAGAGCATAAGCTCCTGTTTTCTTAATCCTGAGCCAACCTAATAACTCAGATTGAGTGCATGAACGTTCGGTTTCAGAATCATTCAAGAACTGCAGTTTTAATTTGGAACAACTAAGCTGTTCTTTCCGTCTGCCAGGGCCTGTAATTTCGACTTTTGAACAGCCGCATTTTCACGTCATTGATTTAGTCAGCCAAATAATTGTGCGACGATCAATTATCGCATAAAGAATAAAAACACCCTTTTTTTAAACCACTGAAAATCGTAAGGTTGCAATCAAGTAAGTCCTGCATTACAAATTGCCTATGACGTCACTATTTCGacgtaaaataattattcattgCAAAGGTAAGGGAATCATGAATTTCGGAACCACAATATCTCATCAAATGATAAACGTTCAAAATCGGCCAGCAGTAACAAATCTTCTACGTACCACAACATCTTATGGATCCGTGAAGATGCTCATACAAAGGGGAATGTTTTGACTGCAGAGCATGCATCAAATACCAATACGTGTGAGGGTCTTTTTGCTCCACAACAGCGAGTAGCTCCGTCACTTTTCTCTCCATAGTTGTAAACAGGTAATTGTTGAACATTCTTTCGTGATCTTGCGTGTCGAACTTGTGATGCGCTCTCATAAATCGCACGATATAGAACAATTGATCTTCGTTTCGAATCATCTCTGGGAATCGAATCAAAAACTCGTCCAGGTCTTCTCGAGAAATTTGAAGGTATTTTTCGATGCGTTTCGACGCTCCTGGACTAAACTGGTTTTCGTCGTGCAGGAATCGTTCGCAATCCTCCAGGTTGAAATGATTCGGCATGGCTTAGTACGATTGTCTTTACTTCAGTGTTCTACAGTTGTGCTATCTGCTTTTCGCAGAAGTTCCCACTTGCGTTGCTGAGAATTCCGCACACGCTGGTTCAGTAATCTAGATCTTGGACTGTATACTTTCTCTTGATTCAGGCTTTATTGACGACAATTCAGCATTACACGTTCCGTTCTGCGATCTATCTACTCTATTACAATCTAATCCTAGGGTTACGAAAATGTCACATTTATTAGCTCAGGAAATCCACACCCGGATTCCGTGTCGGATTTAAGATTCACTTACGTTCTACAAcgattcgtgggcactaatttccTATTCCCTTTAGATTCTCTTCTAAAGGTACTACTAGATATACTTTCTCTTGATTCAGGCTTTATTGACTACAATTCAGCATTACACGTTCCGTACTGAGATCTATCCACTCTATGACAATCTAATCCTAGGGTTACAAAAATGTTGCATTTATTAGTTAAGGAATTCCACACCCAGATACGTAATTCCGCGTCGGATTCAAGATTCGCTCAAGTTCTACAACCATCCGTGGACACTTATCGGCTTTTCTTGACAATCATGCTGCTAAGTCACAACAATGCTACGCAACGACTTTCGCTGTAATTATGTATTCAGCTTTGTCAGAAAAATTCCCAAACAAATACCTTAAACGACCATAACTTCCGCAATACCAAAATCAGCGGCCGTAATTTAAATTCCATTTAAAGCAAAATCGCATTTGTTATTCTGAGTCAAACTTCCAGTCCTCCAGGAGATTATTTTTTTACGTATTCTTTAAATATCTGAGGACGCGAGTAATTTGAGGTCTTCTCCGACTCTAAGAACAATTGGAGGTCGCTCAGTTTCCAGAAAATCAACAAGCTGTTGTTGAaaaagccaatcaaaatgcCCAGTTGGAATCCAGCCAGGAGTGGCGTGCCAAGAATAAGCGGTACAGACTGGTTGTAACATCGGACAGTGAAGGAGATATTTCGTTTGAAAACACCTTTTTAGAGATCTGCTTTTgcataatattttattttagtgATATTTTcacaacaatgaaaacaaagttCAGAGAACAATTGTACCCAACGAGATCGTCTCTACGGGGATATTgtccaaacccccccccccccctccctccaccGACAAGAAATGATGTAAACTCCGAGCacttcggagtaagtgatatttttaatgaaccttcggattgttttcaagttaaaggattttaaattacaattttatgaaaaactaaggtagttctcttatttcagtgtgaatcctcgcacgcctgccagtcgctggcgccgcttgctgaaactaaaacgaaaaaaaaaagctcttttaagataatcattggcttctttttcactccGCCTCTATTCTTAGCAATAGAAGTCgccatttcatttatttattactccccaaaaactatcaaatgcactcaaaagcctaaaattgaaaaaaggttttcaggaatcgaccaatcgagcgagcgagcgagcgagtgccattctccacatcatatctacaacttgCTCTTGGGAATGCGCGCAATTTACgagtttaaaaaagaaaggatatAAAAgcttaaaatcgaaaaaaaggtttacaggAAACGACCAATCGAGCGACagagtgccattctccacacCATATCTACAACTCACTCTTGCacatgcgcgcaattcacgagttaaaaaaggaaaggaggcCTGGAACTGACGGCTACGCAATTCATACTTCCTCCGTGGGAAGTGGATAGTGAAAAGTATGACTGACAATAAGAAAGGATCGGTAGAATACTATCAATGGAgtgacaaaaatataattctccAAACCCCCTcctactccccccccccccccccccgtacTTCAAACTCAGGAAAGGTACAAGTATTTCTATTTCAAACTTAACCACTAGGTCTTGATCAAGAGACTATAATCTCTTGGTCATGATGCAGTACCTCTAGCAAAACTCCAGTAAATTATTATTCATCATTACAgcttttccttgtatttttcTACTGTGGACCTTCAGCAGGTGATTACGCTGAAAGTAATGCTACTGAATATTTACATTGAGTTTTCCTTCTACCattctgttttaaactttatCATATGTTTACACATGCGCTCACATCTGACCACTGTGTTTTGACACTTACAGGTTGCTACTACGTATCATCTTCAAGATCCCCTTTGGACTCCTATGAAAATCAGAACTATTGTTTGAGTAGCCATCGTACAACGTCATGTAGTATATGCATACGATCCGTAGTGGCGCCCACCTGGAAATTCAAATGTCTTTTCCAGGTTCTTAACATTTTAGTTATATATAACATTTACATTAGTTTCACGCGCAATataagtaaagaaattattactattattatttttattattattagtttcacggcaatttttgaaaacagtagaGTTTTGCTCTGGTCAGAGGGTTATAACCATGATCAAAAAGTTGCAGTAAATAAACAGGAACAAAAAATCAAATGCCGGAAGTGAATGGAAAATGAAGAGGGTGATCGCTGACAAGCCGATGAAAGCAGCTTTGTAGGCTCGCTTCCTCCTGGTACAAGTGCGGAGCATCTCTTCTGCCAACTCGGGTGTCCAGTCTTTTGTAGGGTTCAAGATATCTTTCACTTTTTCGAGTTTCTTGGGTTCAATAGATTCGACGATACGAGAGTGCTGTGGAGGAAAGTCTGTTGAGAGAGAGGGGAGGGAAAGATTTACGTGCTGAAAAACAGGctctattttatattttcaggtaaCATTGATAACCCTGAAAGGCATTTGTAGTATTGGAAAGCGCAAGTTAGATAGTATGCTGAGCTAATAAAGGTggtaaagggggggggggggggagggggagagagCTTTTAATAGCTTTTACTCTGAATCCCAATACCtggttaacaaaaaaaaaagaggaaaacaggGCTTTTCATTTGTAACATGAATATAACACAATCAACATTAGCAACTGAGGAGATATTTACTCCTCACTAACCTTCCGCGGTATCAATGTAGTCCTCATCCTCAGGCTCAACAACATCATCCACAGGATAAGTAGCGCTGTTTGTTACTAAATCTTCACCTTTGATCTTtcctataaaataaaatgatacaacAAGAAAATCTCAATTAAGATTTATAGAATGTGTTTTAGTATTTGCGCAAAAGCTTAATACAACTACAAATCGTaaccaataaaatatcaaaagagCCACCCGTGAGAGACGCCAAACGCGGCAAACCGCGTGCGATTCAATTAAATGCACTAGCTTCCAAAGCCAATGACGCATATTATCACAgcatgaaattataaatttacgaaTCTGTAAAGATGCCGCAAAGAAAGCGATAAGATCCTCTTTACGCGTCTTtacgaacttctttacactttCGTAAAGATTGTCTTTACGCATTGAAAACGGTAGTACGTAAAGATCACGGAGAGACTAAAAACGCTATCTTTACGTGCCTTGTAAAAAGTCGTATAGAGaatatttacgatattttaCAGCGAccgtattattattattattactattaaagacgtgtaaagtgttaaaagcGAAACTGGTCAAAATACCACGGTAATTCTACGGAAGATGGAGAGcaataattatttcacttcCTTGGGTATTTCTCTAAATAGAAAGTGGTTAATTATATCCATCTTATTCCTTATCGTTAACGAACATTCATTATCCTTTACGCAGTCTTTACGCTTTCCCTGCATTTACGTATCTTTACGGAACGCGGAACTTGTCCGTAAAGAAGAGGCTTTACATTTACGTTCTTTACGCAAGAGTTAAAGATGCGTAAATTTGCGATTTCATGCTGTAGTTGTAACAACACAAAACTGCATGAATTCAGAAGTGCATCCGACGCCGCTTTTATTATCTAATATTATTATAGTTGTGCCCTTCCAATTAAATGGCGCCGAAGCCACGTGCGAAGTATACTCTCTCACTAAATTAATGAACTACTTGTAACAGTCTATTGCGTCTAGAATTAACGGAACTCACTTTGCCTCGCAGTTCTCATCTTTTCGATAAACGATCTTCCATTGGAGACTTTGTCCTCAATTGCTTCACACAAAGCTTTAAGTAAGGGGACTACTACTTTCCCTTCGTTTTCCAAATCTGCAAAGcaagcattttattttgtatctaTCCAGACGCAGTATGTTATCAATTACAAATAAAACTGACCAAAAGCAACTTCCtgtttcctcttcctctcccccaTTCCGCCCTTTCTCCACTTAATCCAGGCTTTCAAAACTATTGTCTCACTCGCacttaagtaaaataaaatcatatcCTCATCTCACCTGAAAAATGTAACTCCTCCTCTTTCTCTCTATGTTTTATATCTTTACACACTGCAATCAAAAGAATAGTGAAACTTCTCAAACAGCTGTGTTACTTGTCTTAGGGATGAGGTACTTAACAAATTTTCCctatcggagcacacatgccaAACTAACTATGCAATTGgatgggataattctaaaattatcaccactaatcggcgttaccaccaacgcttttgtttggaggcttggcatattaattCTGCCCACGCTCCAAGAAATCATTTGAAACATGCAGGATTTCGAACACGCTCGACTGCACAGAAGATAATAACATCTATACCAATGACATACCTGAAATTGCCGACAATGAAATGGCCTTGGACGACAAGTTTGAGACCGATAGCAAAGAAGAAGACGAATAAACACTTCATTCTTGAAGTTATCACTAAATACGACGGCTGCTTTAGGAGTCATCACTTAAATAAAAGTCATTGACAAACAATGATTTAGCGTAGGACTagtaatttgtatttgttgATGATCGCTCGGCTGATAGCCGAATAAACATTCGATTTGCGGTATTTGTGCGTatttcagcttatcatataatttATGGTAGTCTCCTGCATTTATTCCAAGGCTACGGCTTTGTTTTAGAACAGCATGGTACCGCAAAATACCGGCGAACAATTGCTGTAACCTATAGAAGAGAATCATAACATCAGACGACTCAACAAAAATAATCAACTATAcaggaataagaaaaaattctaCATCAGTTTTATTCGCTGCGCTCTATAAAAGAGATGCATGCATGGTG
The sequence above is a segment of the Pocillopora verrucosa isolate sample1 chromosome 5, ASM3666991v2, whole genome shotgun sequence genome. Coding sequences within it:
- the LOC131799505 gene encoding uncharacterized protein — translated: MPNHFNLEDCERFLHDENQFSPGASKRIEKYLQISREDLDEFLIRFPEMIRNEDQLFYIVRFMRAHHKFDTQDHERMFNNYLFTTMERKVTELLAVVEQKDPHTYWYLMHALQSKHSPLYEHLHGSIRCCVCKDIKHREKEEELHFSDLENEGKVVVPLLKALCKAIEDKVSNGRSCIEKMRNARQRKKGEALVTNSATYPVDDVVEPEDEDYIDATEDFPPQHSRIVESGEPKKLENVKDILNPTKDWTPELAEEMLRTCTRRKRAYKAAFIGLSAITLLFSIHFRHLIFCSCLFTATF
- the LOC131799509 gene encoding uncharacterized protein; its protein translation is MRTARQRKIKGEDLVTNSATYPVDDVVEPEDEDYIDTAEDFPPQHSRIVESIEPKKLEKVKDILNPTKDWTPELAEEMLRTCTRRKRAYKAAFIGLSAITLFIFHSLPAFDFLFLFIYCNFLIMVITL